A genomic stretch from Malus domestica chromosome 15, GDT2T_hap1 includes:
- the LOC103417531 gene encoding protein WHAT'S THIS FACTOR 1 homolog, chloroplastic, with protein sequence MAFWRRILSKTQNPKPSPHLPNLNHSQPPLLLRQTSPFSTSFLITKTPKKFRKKRKKDESPRTKLVQTQPNLIPHFEHIVERDAYFRFLTKSKDFLSKQPHGVLRLDDAGKLYRELGFPRGRKVARSLQRHPLIFQTYRHDDNKMWIGFTDFMEALLEEERVIIDSMELDRVNKVRKLLMMSANKRIPLSKIYHCRSIFGIPEDFRDRVSKYPNFFRIVVEEDGKRMLELVNWDPLMAVSALEREFMVDEERVKRAFRFPVKHGKDLGLEIEDERKLNMLNSLPLVSPYSDGSRLDLWTLEAEKYRVGVLHEFLSLTLEKRASIHHVVEFKEEFSLTKHTYQMLLKQPRTFYLAGTEMNWVVFLNDAYDRDGVLIEKDPQVVFNEKLYKHADMKEMGQGCVDQ encoded by the coding sequence ATGGCGTTTTGGCGCCGCATCCtttccaaaacccaaaacccaaaaccctcaCCTCACCTCCCAAACCTTAACCACTCTCAGCCCCCACTCCTCCTCCGCCAAACCTCGCCGTTCTCCACCTCCTTCCTCATCACCAAAACGCccaaaaaattcagaaaaaaacGCAAGAAGGACGAAAGCCCTCGGACCAAGCTCGTCCAGACCCAACCCAACCTCATCCCCCACTTCGAACACATCGTCGAGCGCGACGCCTACTTCCGATTCCTCACCAAATCCAAAGACTTCCTCTCCAAGCAGCCCCACGGCGTCCTCCGCCTCGACGACGCCGGCAAGCTCTACCGCGAACTCGGCTTCCCTCGCGGCCGAAAAGTCGCTCGCTCCCTCCAGCGCCACCCCCTCATCTTCCAGACCTACCGCCACGATGACAATAAAATGTGGATCGGCTTCACCGACTTCATGGAAGCTCTGCTCGAAGAGGAGCGAGTCATAATCGACTCAATGGAGTTGGACCGAGTCAACAAGGTTCGTAAATTGCTCATGATGTCCGCCAACAAGCGTATCCCTCTGAGTAAAATCTACCATTGCAGGTCGATTTTCGGAATTCCTGAAGATTTTAGGGACAGGGTTTCGAAATACCCTAATTTTTTCAGGATTGTGGTTGAGGAGGATGGGAAGAGAATGCTTGAACTGGTGAATTGGGATCCGTTGATGGCGGTGAGCGCGTTGGAGAGGGAGTTCATGGTGGATGAGGAGAGAGTTAAGAGGGCTTTTCGGTTTCCAGTGAAGCATGGGAAGGATTTGGGTCTGGAGATAGAGGATGAGAGGAAATTGAACATGTTGAACTCACTTCCGCTGGTTTCGCCATATTCGGATGGATCAAGATTGGACCTTTGGACTCTGGAAGCCGAGAAGTACAGGGTAGGAGTGTTGCATGAGTTTTTGAGCTTGACATTGGAGAAGAGGGCTTCCATACACCATGTTGTGGAGTTCAAGGAGGAGTTTAGCTTGACTAAGCATACTTATCAGATGCTTTTGAAGCAGCCTAGAACGTTTTATCTTGCTGGGACGGAGATGAATTGGGTCGTTTTTCTGAATGATGCTTATGACCGAGATGGGGTTCTGATTGAGAAGGATCCCCAGGTGGTGTTCAATGAGAAGTTGTATAAGCATGCTGATATGAAGGAAATGGGACAGGGCTGTGTTGATCAATGA
- the LOC139191965 gene encoding uncharacterized protein — MSNLNKLNFTALDVSGRNYLKWVHDVKLYRTPTKNLRHAIEDEMDNLVGEAEKATTMIFIQRHIHDALQTECLAEKDQRALWVTLAEHFDHQKDIFLPEARHDWQHLRFQGFKSVNEYNYEVCRIQSLLKFCNENLTEEDILENTYSTFYATNIVM, encoded by the coding sequence atgtcgaatttgaacaaactaaaCTTTACCGCTTTAGAtgtctctggaagaaactacctcaagtgggtccatGATGTGAAGCTTTACCGTACCCCCACAAAGAATTTGCGTCACGCCATTGAAGATGAGATGGACAACTTGGTTGGTGAAGCTGAGAAAGCCACTACCATGAtcttcatccaaagacacattcatGATGCATTGCAAACCGAGTGCCTTGCTGAGAAAGATCAACGAGCACTTTGGGTCACTTTGGCTGAACActttgatcaccaaaaggatattttcttgcctgaagcaagacatgattGGCAGCATCTGCGCTTCCAAggctttaagtctgtgaatgaatataattatgaagtttgtcgaatccaatcacttctcaagttctgtAATGAGAACTTGACCGAAGAGGATATCCTGGAgaatacctattcgaccttTTATGCTACCAATATTGTCATGTAG
- the LOC103436008 gene encoding probable pectin methyltransferase QUA2 — translation MARPLHRGPSGTRISGSGNDFLDSQMKDKTDKEDLDRRASSDNNSFAFRMPIRVLFPDNSPSKQGNTENGFASDPFMAGTPRSRHKLMLLLLKLSLVLIVILALTGSFWWTLSISTTSRGHIHHGYRRLQQQLVSDLWHIGELSLGSSRLKDLEFCPQEYENNAPCFNVSENLALGLTDGNEYDRHCENGMRQNCLVLPPVNYKIPLRWPTGRDVIWVGNVKITAQEVLSSGSLTKRMMMLEEEQISFRSASLMFDGVEDYSHQIAEMIGLRNESNFIQAGVRTILDIGCGYGSFGAHLFSSQILTMCIANYEASGSQVQLTLERGLPAMIGSFISKQLPYPSLSFDMLHCARCGIDWDQRDGILLIEVDRVLKPGGYFVWTSPITNAETFRRNKVNQKRWNLVRDFAENLCWEMLSQQDETVVWKKTSKRNCYSSRKPGSGPSICSKGHDVESPYYRPLQACIGGTQSRRWIPIDGRKTWPYRANLNKSELAIYGLHPEEITEDAETWKMAVRNYWSLLSPLIFSDHPKRPGDEDPSPPYNMLRNVLDMNAHFGGFNSALLEAGKSAWVMNVVPTNGPNYLPLILDRGFVGVLHDWCEPFPTYPRTYDMVHAAGLLSLESDHQRRCTILDLFTEIDRLLRPEGWVIIHDKAFLVESARALTTGLKWEARVVEIESNSDEKLLICQKPFFKKQAN, via the exons ATGGCCAGACCTCTGCATCGAGGTCCGTCTGGTACGCGGATCTCTGGCAGTGGCAATGATTTTTTGGACTCCCAGATGAAAGATAAAACAGATAAAGAAGATTTGGACAGAAGAGCTTCTTCTGATAATAATAGTTTTGCTTTTAGAATGCCAATTCGAGTACTTTTTCCGGACAATTCTCCTTCCAAACAGGGAAATACCGAAAATGGCTTTGCATCCGATCCCTTCATGGCTGGTACTCCCAGAAGTCGGCACAAGTTAATGCTGCTACTGTTGAAGTTAAGTTTAGTTTTGATTGTTATTCTAGCTCTTACTGGATCCTTTTGGTGGACACTCTCCATCTCAACAACTTCAAGAGGTCACATACACCATGGATACCGGCGACTCCAACAGCAACTTGTTTCTGACCTGTGGCATATCGGAGAGCTTTCTCTTGGTTCATCAAGGTTGAAAGACTTGGAGTTTTGTCCTCAGGAGTACGAAAATAATGCCCCATGCTTCAATGTTTCGGAGAATCTTGCCTTAGGTCTTACTGATGGCAACGAATATGACCGGCATTGTGAGAATGGGATGAGGCAAAATTGTTTAGTTCTTCCGCCTGTGAATTATAAGATTCCTCTTCGGTGGCCTACTGGTAGAGATGTCATCTGGGTGGGGAATGTGAAAATAACAGCGCAGGAGGTACTTTCTTCTGGAAGCTTGACAAAGAG GATGATGATGTTGGAGGAAGAGCAAATTTCATTCCGTTCAGCCTCCTTGATGTTTGATGGTGTTGAAGACTACTCGCACCAAATTGCAGAAATGATAGGACTGAGaaatgaatctaacttcatacAAGCTGGG GTGAGAACCATCTTGGATATAGGATGCGGTTATGGTAGTTTCGGAGCACATCTCTTTTCCAGTCAGATCCTAACTATGTGCATTGCGAACTATGAGGCTTCAGGAAGCCAAGTTCAGCTGACTCTTGAAAGGGGTCTTCCTGCAATGATTGGTTCTTTTATTTCGAAACAGTTGCCGTATCCAtctctctcttttgatatgttGCATTGTGCACGATGTGGGATTGATTGGGACCAACGGG ATGGGATCCTCTTGATTGAGGTTGATAGAGTTTTGAAGCCTGGTGGGTACTTTGTCTGGACATCACCTATTACCAATGCTGAAACATTTCGTCGTAACAAAGTGAATCAGAAAAGGTGGAACCTTGTACGTGATTTTGCAGAAAATCTCTGCTGGGAGATGTTATCGCAGCAAGATGAAACAGTTGTATGGAAAAAGACTAGTAAAAGGAATTGTTATAGTTCACG GAAACCAGGTTCAGGTCCCTCTATATGCAGCAAAGGTCATGATGTTGAATCTCCATATTATCGACCACTCCAAGCCTGCATTGGTGGAACTCAAAGCCGCAGATGGATTCCTATTGATGGGAGGAAAACGTGGCCTTATAGGGCTAATCTGAACAAGAGTGAACTTGCCATATATG GATTACATCCAGAAGAAATCACTGAGGATGCTGAGACGTGGAAAATGGCAGTACGGAATTATTGGTCTCTTCTGTCACCATTGATATTCTCAGATCATCCAAAGAGACCTGGCGATGAAGATCCTTCACCACCCTATAATATGCTTAGAAACGTACTTGACATGAATGCTCATTTTGGTGGTTTTAATTCTGCATTATTGGAAGCTGGAAAGTCTGCATGGGTCATGAATGTGGTCCCAACAAATGGACCCAATTATCTGCCCTTGATCCTTGACAGGGGATTTGTTGGTGTTCTGCATGATTG GTGTGAACCCTTTCCAACATACCCAAGAACTTATGATATGGTGCATGCAGCAGGACTTCTTTCACTTGAAAGTGATCATCAGCGCAGATGTACCATTCTTGATCTATTCACAGAGATTGATCGATTGCTTCGTCCAGAG GGTTGGGTGATAATCCATGACAAAGCTTTTCTTGTCGAATCAGCAAGAGCTCTCACGACAGGGCTGAAATGGGAGGCACGCGTGGTGGAAATCGAAAGCAACAGCGACGAGAAACTACTCATATGCCAAAAGCCTTTCTTTAAGAAGCAAGCAAACTAA